The Caballeronia sp. Lep1P3 genome segment TAGATGCGCGCGAGCAGCGCCTCGATGCGCAGCAGCTCCGCGAGCGACCACGCCTGAAACGGCGTGCCGCCGGGCGTGTGCGGCGCATCGCCGTCCGCGACTTCGCTGATGTGATCGATGCCGTAACGCTTGAGATGCGCGTAAAGCGGCGCGAGAAAGCGCTCGCGCACGCCGTCCGCGCCATGCACGCGCAGCCACGCTTCGACGAACGGACCCATCAGCCACGGCCACACGGTGCCCTGATGATAGGCGCCGTCGCGCGAAAGCACGCCGCCTGCATAGTGCGGGCAATACGCTGCATCCGTGGGCGAAAGCGTGCGCAATCCGAGCGGCGTCAGCAGATGCGCTTCGACCTGAGCGACGACCGCGCGGGCGACGTCGCCATCGACGAGCGGAAACGGCAGCCCGCCAACCGCGAAGATCTGATTCGGGCGGATCGAGCGGTCGAGCTTGCCGCGCTCGTGATCGGCATCGACGACATCGAAGAGCGCGTGCGTTTGCGGATCGACGAAACGCGCGGCGAAGGCCTGCCGCGCGCGCTCGCCAAGCGCCTCCCAGCGCGGATTCCACGCCGACGCTATCGCGAGCGCGTTGATCCACAGCGCCTGGACTTCCACCGGCTTGCCGATGCGCGGCGTCACGACCCAGTCGCCCGCCTTCGCGTCCATCCACGTCAGTTGCACGCCGGGCACGCCCGCGCGCAGCAGGCCGTCGTCGTCGGCGGCAATCTGGAAGCGCGTGCCGCGCGAATAGCCTTCGAGGATCGCGTCCACCGTGCGCTGAAGACGGCTCGTCGTGGCCGCGACCGCGTGGCCGGTCGCAAGATAATCGTGGACGGCGATCACGAACCACAGCGACGCATCCACGGAGTTGTATTCCGGCTGGCCGCCGCTATCGGCGAAGCGGTTCGGCAGCATGCCTTCGGAGAGCGTGTCGGTCCATTCGAGCAGAATCGCTTCGGCGTCGTCGAAGCGTCCGGCGGCGATGAGCAGGCCGCGCATCGCGATGAAGGTGTCGCGGCCCCAGTCGGTGAACCACGGAAAGCCCGCGATGATCGTGCGCCCGCCCTTGCGATCGACCACATATGCGTCGGCGGCGCGCGCGAGACGCGAGCCGAAGGCCGCGCGGCGCTCGGCCTCGCGCGCGGCGAGACGCGATGCGCGAGCGAGCGCGTCGGAGTCGGCGCGCGGCTCGGCGCCGGAATCGGCATGCAGCACGAGCACGCCTTCGGCGCGCGCGAGATCGAAAGTAAAGACGCCGGGCGTCGCCAGGTCTTCGACGAAATCCAGCCCGCGCTCGCGCTCGCGCACGTAACAGAAATTGCGATACCAGTCGGGCGCGTGGCGATACGCCCCGTTCGCCTGCGCGCCGATGGCCGGCAAATCCGCATAAGGCCGCCAGTGGACGCGCTCGCCATCGACGCTGGCATCGAAGGAGAACGCCGCATTCTCGCGATGCAGCGCGTGATAGTCGCGCCCCGAGAGTAGCGGGCGAACGTGGAGCATCGCGCTCTGTGCATCGCGCGCGCCTTCCAGACGCCAGCGCAGCACGGTCTCGCCCGTATCCTTCGCGACAAACGCCTCGGCCACGACGTGCGCGTCATCGCGTGCGCGAAAGCGCCAGGTCGGCCACGGCGACGTATCGAAGGCAACGAGGTGCGCGGATACATCCGGATAGATCACGTCCGGCGCGTAACGCTGCATGGTGAGCGCGACGCGCGCGCCGTCGAGTTCGAGCCACGCCTCGACGCCGTTCACCAGCACGACGCGGCCAGTGGGCGGCTGCGTGGCCGTCAGCAGCAGCGCCTGATAGCGGCGCGTGCGCAGCGTGCCGGCCGTGCCGGATGCAAAGCCGCCGAAGGCGTCGGCTTCGAGCCATTCGTCTTCGAGGCGCGACGGATCGATGGCCGTCATGACGCCGCCCGCTGCGGTATCGGTTCGATGTTCGGTTTCGGCATGGCTTTGTCGGATGCAAATGCGCGGCGGTCCGCGACTTTCGCATTCTCGCGCGCCCGCGCCCGCCGCGCACCAACCGCGCCGTGGACTTTCCTCTCTCATTAATATGCGCAACGTTTCACTAAACGATAATGGTTTCGTTACACGGATATAAGAGCGCGTTGATTATTTCTGAGATTAATCTTAATGTGAACGATTAAAAAGAGCGCTCATAACATCGACGGAAATTTTTTTTATTGACGTTTACCGAACGGGCGCGCTAATTCATATAATCAACGGACTTCCATAGCACGCCGGCCCGATCCGTCCGTCCAACGAGCATTTCGGCAAACCCTTTACTGGATACCCGTCCCACGCCATTCGCCGCCCGCTAAACGCATTCGCACATGACACTTAAAAACAGAATCAGCACGCTCTCGCTGGCGTCCGCGGATTATCTCCTCACGGACATGCGAACCGGCATAATCAGCCGCGCTATTCATTCGGAATCGCCCGGCATCGTTATTTATGTCCTTAAAACCGGGAATGGCGCGCAATACTACGCGCAGTTCGATTATCTGCAATATCGCAGCCGTAATGACATTTTGCTCGCGGCGCTCGAAGCGGGCCTGACCGTCACGCTGCGCGCCGACGCGAACCACGACATCACCGACGTCGCCGCCACGCTGCCGCCTTCCGTCCCGCTGCCGGCGCTCGGCATGACCTGGCGCCTGCTGGAAGACGTCCGGACGGGCGCCGTCGTGCAAGTGGAGGAAGCCGATTCGATCAGCAGCATCGCGTATATCGTGCGCAGCCCGGACGGTTCGCATCATTGCGCGCAGCTCTGCACGCGCGACGGCGGCTACCGCGACACGCTCCTGATGGC includes the following:
- a CDS encoding amylo-alpha-1,6-glucosidase, whose product is MTAIDPSRLEDEWLEADAFGGFASGTAGTLRTRRYQALLLTATQPPTGRVVLVNGVEAWLELDGARVALTMQRYAPDVIYPDVSAHLVAFDTSPWPTWRFRARDDAHVVAEAFVAKDTGETVLRWRLEGARDAQSAMLHVRPLLSGRDYHALHRENAAFSFDASVDGERVHWRPYADLPAIGAQANGAYRHAPDWYRNFCYVRERERGLDFVEDLATPGVFTFDLARAEGVLVLHADSGAEPRADSDALARASRLAAREAERRAAFGSRLARAADAYVVDRKGGRTIIAGFPWFTDWGRDTFIAMRGLLIAAGRFDDAEAILLEWTDTLSEGMLPNRFADSGGQPEYNSVDASLWFVIAVHDYLATGHAVAATTSRLQRTVDAILEGYSRGTRFQIAADDDGLLRAGVPGVQLTWMDAKAGDWVVTPRIGKPVEVQALWINALAIASAWNPRWEALGERARQAFAARFVDPQTHALFDVVDADHERGKLDRSIRPNQIFAVGGLPFPLVDGDVARAVVAQVEAHLLTPLGLRTLSPTDAAYCPHYAGGVLSRDGAYHQGTVWPWLMGPFVEAWLRVHGADGVRERFLAPLYAHLKRYGIDHISEVADGDAPHTPGGTPFQAWSLAELLRIEALLARI